In a genomic window of Erinaceus europaeus chromosome 12, mEriEur2.1, whole genome shotgun sequence:
- the LOC132541712 gene encoding protein ATP6V1FNB — MRDLCTTQDQAYWQERIHKEAMARAHWKIRHGCKHPEEKWVPRKQLQRAPLRPTGFASSPDSKEVEPETKGIWAQLSRGVGLWGVLSQDHRAQEAHKETQEPAGPATGEVLAMKKAHPSTLQLLFQGVSHDGQGRAAYLRERYQQKPEEKFPEPILSSWEHGWRLGDVMKNASMPTHARVQPIAKTFYIKGSVFNFLRPTDQLM; from the exons ATGAGGGACCTGTGCACCACCCAGGATCAGGCCTACTGGCAGGAGCGCATCCACAAGGAGGCCATGGCCCGTGCCCACTGGAAGATCCGCCATGGCTGCAAGCACCCTGAGGAGAAGTGGGTGCCCAGGAAGCAGTTGCAGCGGGCTCCCCTCAGGCCAACTGGCTTTGCCAGCTCCCCTGACAGCAAGGAGGTAGAGCCAGAGACCAAAGGGATCTGGGCCCAGCTGTCCAggggagtggggctctggggtgtCCTATCCCAGGACCACAGAGCTCAGGAGGCCCATAAAGAAACTCAGGAGCCGGCAGGCCCAGCCACTGGGGAGGTCCTGGCCATGAAGAAGGCGCACCCCAGCACCCTGCAGCTGCTCTTCCAAGGGGTCTCCCATGATGGCCAAGGCCGGGCTGCCTACCTGAGGGAGCGGTACCAGCAGAAACCCGAAGAGAAGTTTCCGGAACCAATCCTGTCATCCTGGGAACATGGCTGGCGCTTGG GGGACGTCATGAAGAATGCCAGCATGCCGACACATGCCCGGGTCCAGCCTATCGCCAAGACCTTCTACATCAAGGGCAGCGTTTTTAACTTCCTGAGGCCCACAGACCAGCTCATGTGA